In the Phaseolus vulgaris cultivar G19833 chromosome 7, P. vulgaris v2.0, whole genome shotgun sequence genome, one interval contains:
- the LOC137829735 gene encoding sucrose-binding protein-like, with the protein MKINLSLPILLFFLLALFSNLSLAKKETKVVGDPELKTCKHQCLQQQKYSEDDKLICLRSCDEYHGLKHEREKQIEEQIHEHEGSSEEHEEEEESSEKKEEQVEEGGEEEEEYPYIFEEDRDFDTKFETEDGRIRLLKKFTEKSELLKGIENIRLTIVEAKPHTFVAPRHFDSDVVLFNIKGRAVLGWVKESETEKFILESGDMLAIPAGTPLYIVNRDENEKLFLAMLHVPVSTPGKFQEFFGPGGRDPESFLSAFGWNVLQAALQSPKGQLEKLFNQQNGGSIFEISRKKVQEMAPKKTSWWPFGGPSTAEFNLFTKPPTFSNRHGRLTEVGPPDSRSLLEKLNIMLSFTNITMKSMSTIHYNSHATKIALVIDGKGHLQIVCPHISSRSNSKHEKSSPSNHRISADLKPGMLFVVPPGHPFVTFSSRKENLQIISFEINARDNKKFTFAGKDNIVSSMDDLAKELAFNYPSEIVNKIFDRKESFFFPFELPQSDPRADA; encoded by the exons ATGAAAATCAACCTTTCTTTACCTATCcttctcttcttcctcttggccTTGTTCTCAAACCTATCCTTGGCCAAGAAAGAAACCAAGGTAGTAGGGGACCCTGAGCTCAAAACATGCAAGCACCAGTGCCTACAGCAGCAGAAATACTCTGAGGATGACAAGCTCATATGTCTTCGAAGTTGTGACGAGTACCATGGTCTGAAGCATGAGCGAGAGAAACAAATAGAAGAGCAAATTCATGAGCATGAAGGTAGCTCTGAAGAgcacgaggaggaggaggaaagcagtgaaaagaaagaagaacaagtAGAGGAAGGAggggaagaggaagaagaataTCCCTACATTTTTGAAGAAGATAGGGATTTTGACACCAAGTTCGAAACAGAAGATGGCAGAATTCGGCTTCTGAAGAAGTTCACTGAGAAATCCGAACTTCTCAAAGGCATTGAGAATATCCGTTTAACCATTGTAGAAGCTAAACCGCACACGTTCGTGGCTCCACGTCACTTTGATTCTGATGTTGTTTTGTTCAACATCAAGG GGCGAGCCGTACTTGGGTGGGTGAAGGAAAGTGAAACAGAAAAGTTCATCCTTGAATCTGGAGACATGTTGGCGATACCGGCAGGCACCCCACTATACATCGTTAACAGAGATGAGAATGAGAAGCTCTTCCTTGCCATGCTCCATGTACCTGTTTCCACTCCTGGAAAATTTCAG GAATTTTTCGGGCCTGGAGGACGAGACCCAGAATCGTTCCTATCAGCATTCGGCTGGAATGTGCTCCAAGCTGCGCTCCAA AGCCCAAAAGGACAGTTAGAGAAGCTTTTCAATCAACAGAATGGGGGAAGTATTTTCGAAATAAGCAGAAAAAAGGTGCAGGAGATGGCCCCCAAGAAAACCTCTTGGTGGCCCTTTGGTGGCCCATCAACGGCTGAATTCAATCTTTTCACCAAGCCTCCCACTTTCTCCAACCGTCATGGTCGTCTAACTGAAGTTGGTCCTCCTGATTCCAGGAGTCTCCTTGAAAAACTCAATATCATGCTTTCCTTTACCAACATCACCATG aaaTCTATGAGTACTATTCACTACAACTCACATGCAACGAAGATAGCACTGGTGATCGATGGTAAAGGGCATCTTCAAATTGTATGTCCCCACATCTCATCAAGGTCAAACTCAAAGCATGAAAAGAGTAGCCCCTCAAACCATAGGATCAGTGCCGACCTGAAGCCAGGAATGCTGTTTGTTGTTCCTCCTGGTCACCCCTTCGTGACCTTTTCTTCCAGGAAAGAGAATCTCCAGATTATTTCCTTCGAGATTAATGCTCGAGACAACAAGAAGTTTACATTTGCTG GGAAGGACAACATTGTGAGCTCCATGGACGACCTTGCTAAGGAGTTGGCCTTTAACTATCCTTCGGAAATTGTGAACAAAATCTTCGACAGAAAGGAAAGTTTCTTTTTCCCATTTGAGCTGCCGCAAAGTGATCCTCGTGCTGATGCATGA